A single genomic interval of Tsukamurella paurometabola harbors:
- a CDS encoding helix-turn-helix domain-containing protein, translating to MAGSASATPHLKELGEFLRTCRGRLSPTDVGLADIGTRRVSGLRREEVAQLASISTDYYTRIEQGRLSPTAHVLDALVQALRLDPDQVDYAASLLDHAAQAPARQVKRRPARVRPQVLRLLDQLTETPSLVLGPRTDILAWNPLAARVYADFDAMDPRELNYVRLIFTNPAMRELFVDWPAVARSCVAILRREAAANPADPALSALVGELTIADQQFGQWWAMRNVARQDFGTKVLNHPEVGELVLDWEIFRYAGAPDQQLVLNSADADSPTRERLRRLLP from the coding sequence ATGGCTGGATCCGCGAGTGCCACACCGCACCTGAAAGAACTCGGCGAGTTCCTGCGCACGTGCCGCGGGCGCCTCTCGCCGACCGATGTCGGCCTCGCGGACATCGGTACGCGACGCGTCTCCGGGCTGAGGCGAGAGGAAGTGGCGCAGCTGGCATCGATCAGCACCGATTACTACACGCGCATCGAGCAGGGCCGGCTGAGCCCGACGGCTCACGTCCTCGACGCCCTCGTACAGGCCCTCCGGCTCGACCCCGACCAGGTGGACTACGCGGCCAGCCTCCTCGACCACGCCGCGCAGGCGCCTGCAAGACAGGTGAAACGCCGCCCCGCGCGCGTCCGGCCGCAGGTCCTGCGACTGCTCGACCAGCTCACCGAGACCCCCTCACTCGTGCTAGGACCACGCACCGACATCCTGGCGTGGAACCCCCTGGCCGCCAGGGTCTATGCGGACTTCGACGCGATGGATCCCCGTGAGCTCAACTACGTCCGCCTCATCTTCACGAACCCGGCGATGCGCGAGCTGTTCGTGGACTGGCCCGCGGTCGCCCGGTCGTGCGTCGCGATCCTGCGCCGCGAGGCGGCCGCGAACCCGGCCGATCCGGCGTTGTCCGCGCTGGTCGGCGAGCTCACCATCGCCGATCAGCAGTTCGGCCAGTGGTGGGCGATGCGCAACGTCGCACGGCAGGACTTCGGCACCAAGGTCCTCAACCACCCCGAGGTGGGCGAGCTCGTCCTCGACTGGGAGATCTTCCGCTACGCGGGCGCGCCCGACCAGCAGTTGGTGCTCAACTCCGCGGACGCGGACTCCCCCACCCGCGAGCGCCTGCGGCGCCTCCTCCCCTGA
- a CDS encoding SDR family oxidoreductase translates to MSATLITEPGPGAFAGRTVVMSGGSRGIGLAIAVALAERGANIVLLAKTDDPDPRLPGTIHTAVAEIDGAAGREGAAVGVVGDLRSDDDIDRLVATAVDRFGGIDVCVNNASVLSTIPTAEITMKRYDLTQQVNTRGTFALTKACLPHLERAEEGRVVTLSPPLNLSPDWLGRYPAYMLGKYGMSLLTMGFAAEFADLGIAANCLWPETTIATAAVQNLLGGDEATAHARDPQIMADAAAVLLAQPLSVTGRCFLDAELVRGAGVTDLRPYGGAVPIDYDLFVDPPA, encoded by the coding sequence ATGTCCGCCACCCTCATCACCGAGCCCGGCCCGGGGGCGTTCGCCGGCCGCACCGTCGTCATGTCCGGGGGCAGCCGTGGGATCGGTCTCGCGATCGCCGTCGCACTCGCGGAGCGGGGCGCGAACATCGTGCTGCTCGCCAAGACCGACGATCCCGATCCGCGCCTTCCCGGCACGATCCACACCGCGGTCGCCGAGATCGACGGTGCCGCCGGCCGCGAGGGCGCTGCGGTCGGCGTGGTCGGCGATCTGCGCTCCGACGACGACATCGACCGCCTCGTGGCGACCGCCGTCGACCGGTTCGGCGGCATCGACGTGTGCGTCAACAACGCCAGCGTGCTGAGCACTATCCCCACCGCCGAGATCACCATGAAGCGCTACGACCTGACACAGCAGGTCAATACCCGCGGCACCTTCGCGCTGACGAAGGCATGTCTGCCGCACCTCGAGCGGGCAGAGGAAGGACGGGTGGTCACGCTGTCGCCGCCGCTCAACCTGTCGCCCGACTGGTTGGGTCGTTACCCGGCGTACATGCTGGGTAAGTACGGGATGTCGCTGCTCACCATGGGATTCGCGGCGGAGTTCGCGGATCTGGGGATCGCTGCCAACTGCCTGTGGCCGGAGACGACGATCGCGACGGCTGCGGTGCAGAACCTCCTCGGCGGCGACGAGGCGACGGCGCACGCCCGCGACCCGCAGATCATGGCCGATGCCGCGGCGGTGCTGCTGGCGCAGCCGTTGTCGGTGACCGGGCGGTGCTTCCTCGACGCAGAGTTGGTACGCGGCGCGGGCGTTACGGACCTGCGCCCGTACGGTGGCGCGGTGCCCATCGACTACGACCTGTTCGTCGATCCGCCCGCGTGA
- a CDS encoding PucR family transcriptional regulator: MIGITSCVRANVRLRFVLDEQPADLRDRRIARVVVARLGGMPDIPNASAPMEPASAAAAVIRRMEPRVAEVTDAVQQVILAEIAELRGDPQLIELLRASVEGNVTTIFAAIRHGIDVAGVTAPVAAVEYARRLAQHDVTPNALVRAYRLGQQELLRLVFAEVRAGGSGHDTALEVFEATFNATSQYIDWISEQVIEVYRLELDRWREGRERILGDQVRRILDGTVGHVDDLSSALRYPLRQHSLAVILWYPQPVLERGELIGMERFLRAAAKHVGATTAPLFLAHDRSTAWGWIPLSASSVDGAVTALREMADRDGSAPSVAIGAPRSGVEGFVRSHELAQHARAVALRAAGHDRVSVASGDPGVVIAAMLDGDLSTADVWVREVLGPLAEPTESDAHLRHSLQVFLEAGASFTAAAPLLHLHTNTVKYRVRKAVERRGRPIEEGRLDVEIALLLCRRFPAILEPNWH; this comes from the coding sequence GTGATCGGGATCACATCGTGCGTCCGGGCCAACGTTCGGCTCCGTTTTGTCCTCGACGAACAACCGGCCGATCTGCGCGATCGCCGGATCGCGCGCGTCGTCGTGGCTAGGCTCGGCGGCATGCCCGACATCCCGAACGCGTCGGCGCCGATGGAGCCGGCATCCGCGGCGGCCGCGGTCATCCGGCGCATGGAACCGCGGGTCGCCGAAGTCACCGATGCGGTGCAGCAGGTCATCCTCGCGGAGATCGCCGAGCTCCGGGGCGATCCGCAGCTCATCGAGTTGCTCCGGGCTAGCGTCGAGGGGAACGTCACGACGATCTTCGCCGCGATCCGGCACGGTATCGATGTCGCGGGCGTGACGGCGCCCGTCGCCGCTGTGGAGTACGCGCGCCGGCTGGCGCAGCACGATGTGACGCCCAATGCGCTGGTGCGCGCGTACCGCCTCGGACAGCAGGAACTGCTGCGCCTGGTGTTCGCCGAGGTCCGCGCGGGCGGAAGTGGCCATGACACGGCTCTGGAGGTGTTCGAGGCCACCTTCAATGCGACGTCGCAGTACATCGACTGGATCTCCGAGCAGGTGATCGAGGTCTACCGGCTCGAGCTGGATCGGTGGCGGGAGGGCCGTGAGCGGATCCTCGGGGATCAGGTACGACGCATCCTCGACGGTACTGTCGGCCACGTGGACGATCTGTCCTCGGCGTTGCGGTATCCGTTGCGGCAGCACAGCCTCGCGGTGATCCTGTGGTACCCGCAACCGGTGCTCGAGCGGGGCGAGCTGATCGGGATGGAGCGGTTCCTCAGGGCGGCGGCGAAGCACGTCGGAGCGACGACGGCGCCGCTGTTCCTGGCCCATGACAGATCGACCGCCTGGGGGTGGATCCCCCTGTCCGCGTCGTCCGTCGACGGTGCCGTGACCGCGCTGCGCGAGATGGCCGACCGCGACGGCTCGGCTCCCTCGGTCGCTATCGGCGCTCCGCGCAGCGGGGTCGAGGGCTTCGTGCGGTCGCACGAGCTGGCCCAGCACGCCCGCGCGGTTGCGCTGCGGGCGGCGGGCCACGATCGAGTATCGGTTGCGAGCGGCGACCCGGGGGTGGTGATCGCGGCGATGCTCGACGGCGATCTCTCCACCGCCGACGTGTGGGTACGGGAGGTCCTGGGGCCGCTCGCCGAGCCCACAGAATCCGATGCGCACCTGCGGCACTCACTGCAGGTGTTCCTGGAGGCCGGGGCGAGTTTCACCGCCGCGGCGCCGCTCCTGCACCTCCATACCAACACCGTCAAGTACCGCGTGCGCAAGGCCGTCGAACGCCGCGGCCGCCCGATCGAGGAGGGGCGCCTCGACGTCGAGATCGCGCTCCTCCTCTGCCGGCGCTTCCCCGCGATCCTCGAACCGAACTGGCACTGA
- a CDS encoding class I adenylate-forming enzyme family protein, protein MHFALLPGARARTAPSDPAVADDVRTLDNAAFHQLTERAAATLAAHGVRRGDIVAVLLPNTADLIVTLFAAWRLGAAATPINPALTADEVRYQATDARSAVLVTDNVREEDLGAPLLLTSDLYADAPAPEPVADDDLALLIYTSGTTGRPKGVRLDHANLTAQCTSLIEALGVTAEDHSLLILPLFHANGIIAGTLTPLLAGGRTTVAGRFQPATFFDQVERVRPTYFSAVPTIYQMLVDLPADVHPDTSSLRYGICGAAPASVELLGKVERRFGFPLVEGYGLSECTCVATVNPYDGVRKPGSVGPAIPGVTLRIIGPGDEPLPAGDPGAVLIAGPNVMRGYLNRPEDTAASLVNGWLHTGDIGFLDEDGYLTLVDRAKDIIIRGGENIYPKEIESVVYQLPEVAEAAVVGRPDPKFGEVPVLYVALSDGAPFDPDAILAHAATRLAKYKLPVEITSLPTLPKNAVGKLDKPTLRKLDAPAGA, encoded by the coding sequence ATGCACTTCGCACTCCTACCCGGCGCCCGGGCCCGGACGGCGCCGTCGGACCCCGCCGTCGCCGACGACGTACGGACCCTCGACAACGCCGCGTTCCACCAGCTCACGGAGCGCGCTGCCGCCACGCTCGCGGCCCACGGCGTCCGCCGCGGCGACATCGTCGCCGTCCTGCTCCCCAACACGGCCGACCTCATCGTTACCCTCTTCGCCGCCTGGCGACTCGGCGCCGCGGCCACACCGATCAACCCTGCGCTCACCGCCGACGAGGTGCGGTACCAGGCGACCGACGCACGGTCGGCGGTGTTGGTCACCGACAACGTCCGCGAGGAGGATCTCGGTGCACCGCTCCTCCTCACCTCCGACCTGTACGCGGACGCCCCGGCGCCGGAGCCGGTCGCCGACGACGACCTGGCCCTGCTGATCTACACCTCGGGCACCACCGGACGCCCCAAGGGCGTGCGACTCGACCACGCCAACCTCACCGCGCAGTGCACCTCCCTGATCGAGGCGCTCGGCGTCACCGCCGAGGACCACAGCCTCCTGATCCTGCCGCTGTTCCACGCCAACGGCATCATCGCCGGGACGCTCACCCCGCTCCTCGCCGGCGGCCGCACCACGGTGGCCGGACGGTTCCAGCCCGCAACCTTCTTCGACCAGGTCGAGCGGGTGCGGCCCACCTACTTCTCGGCGGTGCCGACGATCTACCAGATGCTCGTCGACCTGCCCGCGGACGTGCACCCGGACACCTCGTCGCTGCGGTACGGCATCTGCGGCGCCGCGCCTGCAAGCGTCGAACTGCTCGGGAAGGTGGAGCGGCGCTTCGGTTTCCCTCTCGTCGAGGGGTACGGACTGTCGGAGTGCACGTGCGTCGCCACCGTCAATCCGTACGACGGGGTCCGCAAGCCCGGCTCCGTCGGACCCGCCATCCCCGGGGTCACCCTGCGGATCATCGGGCCTGGCGACGAGCCCCTTCCCGCGGGCGATCCCGGCGCCGTACTCATCGCCGGCCCGAACGTGATGCGCGGCTACCTCAACCGCCCCGAGGACACCGCCGCATCCCTCGTGAACGGCTGGTTGCACACCGGCGATATCGGATTCCTCGACGAGGACGGCTATCTCACTCTCGTCGACCGCGCGAAGGACATCATCATCCGCGGTGGGGAGAACATCTACCCCAAGGAGATCGAGTCCGTCGTCTATCAACTCCCCGAGGTCGCCGAAGCCGCCGTCGTCGGCCGGCCGGACCCGAAGTTCGGCGAGGTTCCGGTGCTGTACGTCGCACTGTCCGACGGTGCCCCGTTCGATCCCGATGCGATCCTCGCGCACGCCGCGACCAGGCTCGCCAAATACAAGCTTCCCGTGGAGATCACGAGTCTTCCCACCCTGCCCAAGAACGCCGTCGGAAAGCTCGACAAGCCCACCCTACGGAAGCTCGACGCGCCCGCCGGCGCATAA
- a CDS encoding DUF3556 domain-containing protein, with product MGFKDPVFPAVDPQEFLTSPLRDRIKVVSTQWAGFGFGSPYIIHCIYIVKLFVFYGLFGVMIATWTSGLSPWNIAEWWREPIVYEKLILWTLLLETIGIGGSWGPLAGKAKPMTGGIQFWIKPNTIRLRPWKWVPGTAGNRRTMFDIAIYVLLLVSYVVPMVLPGTTDVNGFTEAMTKVGVESTHGLVDPKLLIAPIVLLVIMGLRDKVIFLAARGEQWFPALVFFALLPTISPDGSGVTNVIIALKILIGVVWVGAGFSKLNVHFTMVIPPMVSNAPVNPFAGIRKAMYKNYPDDVRPSGLAKFMAHGPGAVVEIVAPLVLLFSNNWYVTLAAGLLMIGYHLFIISTFPLAVPLEWNLIFAYATAILFLGFPANDGFALWQMNPAWLAIIVAALLLFFPILGNFRPDLVSFLPSMRQYAGNWATGLWAFAPGAEEKLNRVTRSAPNQIDQFIAAGYPPDWAEITLQMTIGWRSLHSQGRGLFSVMHSVAPDIDRRNVREAEFLCNSILGWNFGDGHMHREDMIAAVQEEAQFEPGECLIVWAESQPVHKNFQRYKVIDAALGVVEEGTWVVADLVEHQPWLPNGPAKHTVSWSRIRTGTRENA from the coding sequence ATGGGTTTCAAGGACCCGGTCTTCCCAGCGGTGGACCCCCAGGAGTTCCTGACGTCCCCGCTGCGCGACCGCATCAAGGTGGTGTCCACCCAGTGGGCCGGCTTCGGCTTCGGCTCGCCGTACATTATCCACTGCATCTACATCGTCAAGCTCTTCGTCTTCTACGGCCTGTTCGGGGTCATGATCGCGACCTGGACCTCGGGCCTGAGCCCCTGGAACATCGCGGAGTGGTGGCGTGAGCCGATCGTCTACGAGAAGCTCATCCTCTGGACGCTCCTCCTCGAGACCATCGGCATCGGCGGATCCTGGGGTCCGTTGGCGGGCAAGGCGAAGCCGATGACCGGCGGTATCCAGTTCTGGATCAAGCCGAACACGATCCGGCTCCGCCCGTGGAAGTGGGTGCCCGGTACCGCCGGCAACCGGCGCACGATGTTCGACATCGCGATCTACGTCCTCCTGCTGGTGTCCTACGTCGTGCCGATGGTGCTTCCCGGTACGACCGACGTGAACGGATTCACCGAGGCGATGACCAAGGTCGGCGTCGAATCCACGCACGGCCTGGTCGATCCGAAGCTGCTGATCGCGCCGATCGTCCTGCTGGTGATCATGGGCCTGCGGGACAAGGTGATCTTCCTCGCCGCCCGCGGCGAGCAGTGGTTCCCCGCACTCGTGTTCTTCGCCCTCCTGCCCACGATCTCCCCCGACGGCTCGGGGGTCACGAACGTGATCATCGCGCTGAAGATCCTCATCGGCGTGGTGTGGGTCGGCGCCGGATTCTCCAAGCTCAACGTGCATTTCACCATGGTCATTCCGCCGATGGTGAGCAACGCCCCGGTCAACCCGTTCGCCGGGATCCGCAAGGCGATGTACAAGAACTACCCCGACGACGTCCGCCCCTCGGGCCTGGCGAAGTTCATGGCCCACGGCCCGGGCGCCGTCGTCGAGATCGTCGCACCGCTCGTGCTGCTGTTCTCGAACAACTGGTACGTCACGCTGGCCGCCGGCCTGCTGATGATCGGCTACCACCTGTTCATCATCTCCACGTTCCCGCTCGCCGTGCCTCTCGAGTGGAACCTGATCTTCGCCTACGCCACCGCGATCCTGTTCCTCGGCTTCCCCGCCAACGACGGATTCGCCCTGTGGCAGATGAACCCGGCCTGGCTCGCGATCATCGTCGCCGCCCTACTGCTGTTCTTCCCGATCCTCGGCAACTTCCGCCCCGACCTCGTCTCCTTCCTCCCCTCCATGCGGCAGTACGCCGGCAACTGGGCCACGGGCCTGTGGGCCTTCGCGCCCGGAGCCGAGGAGAAGCTCAACCGCGTCACCCGCTCCGCACCCAACCAGATCGACCAGTTCATCGCCGCCGGATACCCGCCGGACTGGGCGGAGATCACCCTGCAGATGACCATCGGCTGGCGCTCGCTGCACAGCCAGGGCCGTGGCCTGTTCTCCGTGATGCACTCGGTGGCCCCGGACATCGATCGGCGCAACGTCCGCGAGGCCGAGTTCCTGTGCAACTCGATCCTCGGCTGGAACTTCGGCGATGGACACATGCACCGCGAGGACATGATCGCCGCCGTCCAGGAGGAGGCGCAGTTCGAGCCAGGTGAGTGCCTGATCGTCTGGGCCGAGTCCCAGCCTGTGCACAAGAACTTCCAGCGCTACAAGGTGATCGACGCCGCCCTGGGCGTCGTCGAGGAGGGCACCTGGGTGGTCGCCGATCTGGTCGAGCACCAGCCGTGGCTGCCCAACGGCCCCGCGAAGCACACCGTCAGCTGGTCCCGGATCCGCACCGGAACGCGGGAGAACGCATGA
- a CDS encoding phytoene desaturase family protein: MSTATVVGAGPNGLAAAITLARAGVDVTLLEAADTVGGGTRSFEAIIPGLIHDHCAAIHPMAVGSPFLNSMDLGRHGLHWLDAEIDCVHPLDDGSAGVLRRGVADTAAGLGADGALWRGLFGSTVENIDKVGPAILSSLVRVPRHPLALARFGAPAPLPASALARMFRTPAARALWGGVAAHTFRPLHQPMTSAIGLGLLSAGHAYGWKVAEGGSGAIATALAAEFEGLGGDIETGARITSLAELPPSDTVLFDLDPAQVARIVGDRMPSRIRRAYNRFRRGPGAFKVDFAVEGGVPWVNPDARRSSTVHLGGKYDEVAATEREIAAGRMPRRPFVLVGQQYLADPSRSAGDIHPVWSYAHVPHGYTGDATEAIIAQIERFAPGFRDRIIGTAVCTTTEMSRYNANFTGGDINTGSKDLLQLVFGPRITAHPYDAGVSGMYICSAATPPGPAAHGMCGYHAATRALKKLGHRSPQAISDTTEA; encoded by the coding sequence ATGAGCACCGCCACCGTCGTCGGTGCCGGCCCCAACGGCCTCGCCGCGGCGATCACTCTGGCCCGCGCAGGAGTCGACGTCACGCTCCTCGAGGCGGCCGACACCGTCGGCGGTGGCACCCGATCGTTCGAAGCGATCATCCCCGGCCTGATCCACGACCACTGCGCGGCGATCCACCCGATGGCCGTCGGCTCCCCCTTCCTGAACTCGATGGACCTCGGCCGGCACGGTCTGCACTGGTTGGACGCCGAGATCGACTGCGTCCACCCCCTCGACGACGGGAGCGCGGGCGTGCTGCGGCGCGGCGTCGCGGACACCGCCGCCGGCCTCGGGGCCGACGGTGCGCTCTGGCGGGGACTGTTCGGCAGCACCGTCGAGAACATCGACAAGGTGGGCCCGGCGATCCTCTCGTCGCTCGTCCGGGTACCGCGGCACCCGCTGGCACTGGCCCGGTTCGGCGCCCCGGCACCGCTCCCCGCCTCCGCGCTGGCGCGGATGTTCCGCACCCCTGCGGCCCGCGCCCTGTGGGGAGGCGTTGCAGCCCATACCTTCCGGCCCCTGCACCAGCCGATGACCTCGGCCATCGGCCTGGGCCTGCTGTCTGCCGGGCACGCGTACGGGTGGAAGGTGGCGGAGGGCGGGTCGGGCGCGATCGCAACGGCCCTCGCCGCCGAGTTCGAAGGCCTGGGCGGCGACATCGAGACCGGTGCGCGGATCACGTCCCTCGCGGAGCTGCCACCGAGCGACACCGTGCTCTTCGACCTGGATCCGGCGCAGGTCGCGCGAATCGTCGGAGACCGCATGCCGTCCCGGATTCGCCGTGCCTACAATCGATTCCGTCGTGGACCCGGCGCCTTCAAGGTCGACTTCGCCGTCGAAGGCGGCGTTCCCTGGGTCAACCCCGACGCACGTCGATCCAGCACCGTCCACCTCGGAGGCAAGTACGACGAGGTCGCCGCGACAGAACGGGAGATAGCCGCCGGCCGGATGCCGCGACGGCCGTTCGTCCTCGTCGGCCAGCAGTATCTCGCCGACCCGTCGCGGAGTGCGGGAGACATCCACCCCGTCTGGAGCTACGCCCACGTCCCCCACGGCTACACGGGCGACGCCACCGAAGCCATCATCGCCCAGATCGAACGCTTCGCCCCCGGCTTCCGCGACCGCATCATCGGCACCGCCGTCTGCACCACCACCGAGATGTCGCGGTACAACGCCAACTTCACCGGCGGCGATATCAACACCGGATCCAAGGACCTCCTCCAACTCGTCTTCGGCCCCCGGATCACCGCCCACCCCTACGACGCCGGCGTCTCCGGCATGTACATCTGCTCCGCCGCCACACCACCGGGACCCGCAGCACACGGCATGTGCGGCTACCACGCCGCCACCCGCGCGCTGAAGAAGCTGGGACACCGCTCCCCGCAGGCGATCAGCGACACCACCGAGGCCTAG
- a CDS encoding 3-oxoacyl-ACP reductase family protein encodes MTTAIPTRTDDLTGQVAFVTGGTRGIGAAIARRLAEQGASVAVGHSRESTQADAFIDELRDLTAASGATASGHVGNVGNADDCRRTVAEVIDTHGRLDILVNNAGITADKVILDLTDEDWESVLRVNLSGSFYIAQAALAHMVDRGTGRIINLSSVVGETGNVGQANYASSKSGLFGLTKTLAREAAFALSRLGKLDGNDIGITVNTVSPGMVGTEMVNSMPDRVIAKLRQQIPVGRIADPSEVARVVHFLASDASGYITGQVWGVNGGYDM; translated from the coding sequence ATGACCACCGCCATCCCGACCCGCACCGACGACCTGACCGGGCAGGTCGCCTTCGTGACCGGAGGCACCCGCGGCATCGGTGCCGCGATCGCCCGGCGCCTCGCCGAACAGGGCGCGAGCGTCGCCGTCGGGCACAGCCGCGAGAGCACCCAGGCCGACGCCTTCATCGACGAGCTGCGCGACCTCACGGCGGCCTCGGGCGCCACCGCGTCCGGGCACGTCGGCAACGTGGGTAATGCCGACGACTGCCGCCGCACCGTGGCAGAGGTGATCGACACGCACGGCCGGCTCGACATCCTCGTCAACAACGCCGGGATCACCGCGGACAAGGTGATCCTGGACCTCACCGACGAGGACTGGGAGTCCGTGCTCCGGGTCAATCTCTCCGGCTCCTTCTACATCGCACAGGCAGCGCTCGCGCACATGGTCGACAGGGGCACGGGGCGGATCATCAACCTGTCGTCCGTCGTCGGCGAAACGGGCAACGTCGGCCAGGCGAATTACGCCTCGTCGAAGTCCGGGCTCTTCGGCCTCACCAAGACACTCGCCCGGGAGGCCGCGTTCGCGCTCTCACGCCTAGGCAAGCTGGACGGTAACGACATCGGCATCACCGTGAATACCGTGAGCCCTGGAATGGTCGGCACCGAGATGGTCAACTCCATGCCCGACAGAGTCATCGCGAAACTGCGTCAACAGATCCCGGTCGGTCGCATCGCCGACCCGTCGGAGGTCGCGCGCGTCGTTCACTTCCTCGCGTCCGACGCCTCGGGCTACATCACCGGTCAGGTGTGGGGTGTCAACGGCGGCTACGACATGTGA
- a CDS encoding acyltransferase, with the protein MGVDQTMSDRGVEPTPEPVAVPAPEQPVPDRPVPATDGAPSKPKRGGGHLYELDIVRIVTFAGVIFDHCVSGTTFPFSVASNAIQTIFHYTRNAFFALTGFVLVYQYRDRKLDPIDFWRRRYKAVGLPFLTWSVFYWLYHMYVMWPPAFSNVTRTFETWESTKAALKVLAYDLLTGDAWYHLYFVFVTMQVYLIFPFLLKFLRWTMGYHKYILAASFVFHLVLLHYMTTARPEMFNYGLLAKLWNHLPATIFPYQFFTLLGCIAAMHLGEVRAWFSRFRGRVITVAIGVVIVTLIAYGYKVSMVGLFPTDAANVFRPYAAVMFVMIIMALYAAGTYWSDYRTAGSFWDKFLTTASDRSFGIFLVHAFALQELAPTIQRFRFDVYAPILTICTFIVTAFFTVAISEVLRRTPVSLWTTGRKMIPMAKQDLTVSVGIGVAMIVAGAIAYWPLDVPAGAVSVTLGIVLLVWQGLGRTVFAGPAGARPAIKV; encoded by the coding sequence GTGGGTGTGGACCAGACGATGAGCGACCGCGGCGTCGAACCGACGCCTGAGCCCGTGGCGGTACCCGCGCCCGAGCAGCCCGTGCCCGATCGGCCCGTGCCCGCGACCGATGGGGCACCGTCGAAGCCCAAGCGCGGTGGCGGGCACCTCTACGAGCTCGACATCGTGCGGATCGTGACCTTCGCGGGCGTCATCTTCGACCACTGCGTCTCGGGCACCACGTTCCCGTTCAGCGTCGCGTCGAACGCGATCCAGACGATCTTCCACTACACCCGCAACGCCTTCTTCGCGCTCACCGGCTTCGTCCTGGTGTACCAGTACCGCGACCGGAAGCTGGACCCGATCGACTTCTGGCGCCGCCGGTACAAGGCGGTGGGCCTGCCCTTCCTGACCTGGAGCGTCTTCTACTGGCTCTACCACATGTACGTGATGTGGCCGCCGGCGTTCTCCAACGTCACGCGCACCTTCGAGACGTGGGAGTCGACGAAGGCGGCGCTCAAGGTGCTCGCCTACGACCTGCTCACCGGCGACGCCTGGTACCACCTCTACTTCGTCTTCGTGACGATGCAGGTGTACCTGATCTTCCCGTTCCTGCTGAAGTTCCTCCGCTGGACCATGGGGTACCACAAGTACATCCTGGCGGCGAGCTTCGTCTTCCACCTGGTCCTGCTGCACTACATGACCACCGCGCGCCCGGAGATGTTCAACTACGGGCTGCTCGCGAAGCTGTGGAACCACCTGCCGGCGACGATCTTCCCGTACCAGTTCTTCACCCTGCTCGGCTGCATCGCGGCCATGCACCTCGGCGAGGTCCGGGCGTGGTTCTCGCGTTTCCGCGGGCGGGTCATCACCGTCGCGATCGGCGTCGTGATCGTCACCCTGATCGCCTACGGGTACAAGGTGAGCATGGTCGGCCTGTTCCCGACCGACGCGGCGAACGTCTTCCGCCCCTACGCCGCGGTGATGTTCGTGATGATCATCATGGCGCTGTACGCGGCGGGGACCTACTGGTCCGACTACCGCACCGCCGGCTCGTTCTGGGACAAGTTCCTCACGACCGCCTCCGATCGCTCGTTCGGCATCTTCCTGGTGCACGCCTTCGCGCTGCAGGAGCTGGCGCCCACGATCCAGCGCTTCCGCTTCGACGTCTACGCCCCGATCCTCACCATCTGCACGTTCATCGTGACCGCGTTCTTCACCGTCGCGATCAGCGAGGTGCTGCGCCGCACGCCCGTGAGCCTGTGGACCACGGGCCGGAAGATGATCCCGATGGCCAAGCAGGACCTGACGGTCTCGGTGGGGATCGGCGTCGCGATGATCGTCGCCGGCGCGATCGCCTACTGGCCGCTCGACGTCCCCGCCGGCGCCGTCTCGGTGACCCTCGGCATCGTCCTGCTGGTCTGGCAGGGCCTGGGCCGGACGGTGTTCGCCGGCCCCGCGGGCGCCCGCCCCGCGATCAAGGTCTGA
- a CDS encoding 3-hydroxybutyrate dehydrogenase — protein MVTGGAAGIGAAVARRLAADGAAVTVVDRDGAAAADLAAEIGGTALELDLTDTAALADLHLDVDVLVNNAGVQHVAPIEEFDPAWFHRILALMLEAPFLLTRAALPGMYQRGFGRIVHVSSVHGLRASKYKAAYVAAKHGVEGLSKVTALEGGEHGVTSNCVNPGYVRTALVARQIAEQAAAHGISEQRVTDEVFLARPAIKRLIEPEEVAGLVAWLCSPAAAMVTGASYTMDGGWTAN, from the coding sequence ATGGTGACCGGCGGCGCCGCGGGGATCGGGGCGGCCGTCGCGCGCCGCCTCGCCGCCGACGGTGCCGCCGTCACCGTCGTGGACCGGGACGGCGCCGCGGCCGCGGACCTGGCCGCGGAGATCGGCGGTACCGCGCTCGAGCTCGACCTCACCGACACCGCGGCGCTCGCGGACCTGCACCTCGACGTCGACGTGCTGGTCAACAACGCGGGCGTGCAGCACGTCGCGCCGATCGAGGAGTTCGACCCCGCGTGGTTCCACCGCATCCTCGCGCTGATGCTGGAGGCGCCCTTCCTGCTCACCCGCGCCGCCCTGCCCGGCATGTACCAACGCGGCTTCGGCCGGATCGTGCACGTCTCCTCGGTGCACGGGTTGCGCGCGTCCAAGTACAAGGCGGCCTACGTCGCGGCCAAGCACGGTGTGGAGGGCCTGTCCAAAGTGACCGCACTCGAGGGCGGGGAACACGGCGTCACCAGTAACTGCGTGAACCCCGGCTACGTGCGCACCGCGCTGGTGGCGCGGCAGATCGCCGAGCAGGCCGCGGCGCACGGCATCAGTGAGCAGCGCGTGACCGACGAGGTCTTCCTCGCCCGCCCGGCGATCAAGCGGCTCATCGAGCCCGAGGAGGTCGCGGGCCTGGTGGCGTGGCTGTGCAGCCCCGCCGCCGCGATGGTCACCGGGGCCTCGTACACGATGGACGGCGGCTGGACCGCCAACTGA